The genomic stretch CTGAGCATCGCGCTGCAGGATCCGCTGGCGCACCTCGTCGGCGTGCCCGAGCACCCGCTCGCGGCGGCGGCGATCCTCCCGACCGGCGTCCTGTGGCTGCTGCTGTCGCTGCAGCGCGGAGCGCTGCAGGGCATGCACACGTTCTTCCCGGTCGGCGTGTCGCTGCTGGTCGAGGCGTTCGGCCGCCTGTTGTGCGGCCTCGTGCTCGTGCTCGCCGGCGCCGAGGTGACGGGCGCGTTCCTCGGCACGCCGCTCGCGTTCGCGCTGACCGCGATCTGGCTCGGGTGGGAGATCCACAAGCGCCTCGGGGGCGCGGCGAACGCCAAGACCGCGCGGACGCTGCGGTCGCTGCTGGCCGGCGCGTGGGCGCCGATCGGCGGCCTCGCGCTGCTGGCGATCCTCCAGAACGTCGACGTGATCGTCGTCAAGCACCAGATCGGCGGCGACGAGGCCGGCTCGTACGCGGCCGCGGCCGTCGCGGCCAAGGCCGTCGTGTGGGTGGCGATCGGCATCGCCCTGCACCTGCTGCCCGAAGCGACCCGCAGAGCCGCGGCGGGCCTCGATCCCCTGCCCGTGCTGCGCCGGTCGTTCGTGATCCTGGCGATCATCGCCGTCCCCGCGCTGGCGATCTTCGCCGTCGCGTCCGAGCCGCTGATGCGCATCGCGTTCGGCGCGGACCTCACGCAGGCCGCCGACGCGCTGCCCGTGCTGGGCCTGGCGATGACGGTCCTCGCGGTCGCCTACCTGACCGTGCAGTACATGCTGGCGCTCGGCCGTACGAGCTTCCTCTGGGTGCTCGGCGTCGTGGCCGTGATCGAGCCGTTCCTGCTCAGCATGGGCACGTTCACGATCATGTCCTACGCCGCCGTCGTGCTGGCGCTTCAGTGCGTCGCCGCGGTGGGCGTGCTGGCGCTCGGCCTGCGGGCGCGGTCGGCCTTCGCGCCGGCCAGCGTGCGGTAGAGCGCGAGGATCAGCAGGACGATCGCCGCCACCGCGACCCAGTGCGCGGCGATGCGGTCCATCGGCGCGCTCGTCGAGTAGCCGCCGCGGTCGCGGATCGGGACGACCAGGTACAGGATCGGCACGACGATCGCCAGCAGCCCGCCGGCCCAGACCGAGAGCGTGCGCGCCCCGATCCCCCGCCAGAGCACGAACGCGACGAGCGGGCCGATCACGACGCCGGCCCGCAGGGCGAACACGAACCCGCCCACGAGCGCCGCGGCGACGCCCCAGGCCAGCGCGCGCTGCCAGCTCAGGCGCGCGGCCGGCGGGTCGGGCAGCAGCTCCGCATCGCTCTTGGGCACCGGCCGCTCGCCCCGCCGCCGGAATGCCACGAACGCGATCAGCCCGAGCAGGACCAGCGAGGCGGCCAGCGAGATCAGCGCGGACGCCGAGACGAGCCGGTTGCCGGCGAAGACGATGTCGGCGTTCGAGCAGCCGGGCTCGACCGGCCAGGCCACCGCGTAGCCCTCCAGGGCGACGGGCGCGCCGAGCGAGCGGCCGTCGCAGGAGGCGCGCCAGCCCGTGGAGTAGCTCTCGCCGAGGACGAGCCAGGCGGGTTGCGCCACGTCGAGGCGGATGTCCGAGCGCTCGCCGCGGCCGGGCGTGCCGGCGTCGAGCACGCGGCCCGGAGTCACCGCGGCGTGGACGACGGGGTCCGGCGCGGGCGAGTCGAGCTCCAGCAGGTCGACGCGAAACGCGCCGCGGGGCGGCGCGGCGACGAGCTGCTCGCCCGCCTCCAGCGCGACCGGAGCGCCACAGGCGGTCGCGCGCGGCGGACGCCCGGCGTCGAAGGCCCGGATGCTGCCCCGCGGGCGCAGCGTCAGCGTCCGCGCGCCCGCGGTGAGGGTGACGTCGCAGCCCGCGCGCAGCGGGCCGTCACGGCGCGGGGCCGTCCTCGGGACGCCCGCGCCGGCGATGCTGCCGATGCCCACCGCCGCCCGTTCGCGGTCCGCGCGCGACGTGCCCGCCGGGAACGCGGCGTCGAGGATCTCGAGGCGGAACCGCGTTCCGGCCACCGGCTCGGGCAGCGCCACCTCGCCCGCCGGGCCGACCGCGACGGCGGGCCCGGCGCGCCCGTCGACCACCAGGCGGACGCGGGTCGGCTCGCGCACGCGCAGCCGGGAGGCCAGCAGGGTGAACCGCTCGACCGTCGCGGGCCGCGGCGTCGTCCATGACAGCCAGGCCCGGTCCCCCGCCGACTCGCCCCAGCCGCCGATCCAGGCGGTCGCGGGATCGGCGTCGAAGGCGCTCGAGGCGCGGCGCCCGGGCAGCCCCTCGTAGCGCATGGACGAGTCGAAGCGGCCGTCCACGCGTCCGCCGGCCAGCTCGTCGAGGACGTGGTCGGGGGTGGTGCCGGCGACCGAGACCCAGGCCCGCGCGGTCCAGTCGCGGGCGGCGGGCGCGTCGATGAGCCGCTCGATCCCCGCCTCGCCGTCGCCCGCGTCGTCCAGGTCGCCGGCGGACCACGGCCCGTGCAGCGCGTCGCGGTGGTACGGGTCGGCGCCGCGCGTGCGCTCGAAGACGTAGGTGAGCGGCGCCCTGGATACGTCGGTGCTGCGCAGTGCGTCGGCCGCCACGACGGGCGGGCGCAGCGCCTCGCGGACCCGGACGCCCGGGATGCGCAGCTCGCGGATCCCGCCGGCGCCGCCGTCCTGACCGTCGGGCGGGTCGGTCACGTCGACCATCGCGACGCTGATCGCGTCGACGTCGCGCAGGTTCACCCTCAGCCGGTTCCAGCCGGGGTGCACCGCGTAGCGCGTGCCGTTGACCGCCACCGCCGTGACCTGGCCCCGCTCGTCGCCGTAGGGCATCAGGTCGATGAACGGCACGTCACGCCGCCCGTCGTGACCTGCGGAAATCCCGCGCGCGCCGTCCGAACCCGGTGCGCCGCCGCTCGCGGGGAGGCCCACGTCGAGGTGCCAGCGGTCGGCGGTCAGCGTGCGGTCCGCGATCCATGCCGTCGCGGGGTCGCCGTCGAGCGCGGCGAACGGCCGGTGCTCGGGGAACTGCGGCACCTGCGGCGAGAACGGGGCGCGGGCGTAGCGCACGCCGCTCAGCCGCGCGACGGTCTGCACGTCGGTCGAGCGCTCCGGCCACGGGTCGAGCTGGTGGCCGTCCTCGGAGATCGGGTCCTCCGCCGCGAGCGTGGCGCCCAGGTTCGCCCGCATCTGCGACGGCACGAAGACGCGCCGCCGGTTGGAGTCGGTGATGACGATGCGACTGCCGTTGCGCGCCAGGGCGCGCAGCTCGTCCGCGGTCAGGTCGGCGGCGTAGCGCAGCGGCTCGTCGCGGGGCAGCGCCCCGAACGCCGCGAGGCCGACCACGCCGCCGGCGGACCCGTCGACGACGGTCGCCCGGTCGCGGGGCAGCAGGCGCACGAGCGGCTCGGCGCCCGGCGTGTCGTACCGGCGCACCTGCGGCAGCCGCAGCGGCGCCGCCGCCGCGCCGCCCTGCGCGCGCTTCGTGCGCCGTGGGCCGTAGACGGCGTCGGGGGTCGTCAGCCCGGAGCGCGCGAGCTCGCGCGCCGCCGCGTTGGCGTCCAGGGCGCCCGAGCGGTCGATGTCGTCGTCGGCGCCGGTCACGACGGAGCCGACCGACTGGAGGTCCAGCAGCCGCCTCAGCTGGCCGGGCACGCCGCGCCGCTGGCTGATCAGCGCGTCCGTCGACCACTGCAGGTCGACGGAGCGCAGGTCGGCGAACGGCACGACCTGGCGCACCGCCACGGGCCTGCGCGAGAGCGTCGGCAGGATCGGGTCGATCGTCCCGCCCCACGTGTAGTAGCTGAACAGCTGGCCCGGGAGCACCATCGCCCGGCGGTCGTCGCCGAGGCCGCCGTCGAGGTCGCGGGCGACGTCCTGCCACGCCGACGGGATCGCCTTCCAGGTGATCTGGTCCTCGACCGCGCGGCCGCGGACGAGCGGCCACGCCGAGAACGCCAGCACGATCGCGATGCCGGCGACCAGCGCGGGCCGGGCCCAGCCCTGCCAGCCGCGGGTCGCCACCCACCGCCACGCCAGGTGCGCCGCCATCCCGCCGAGCACCGCGAGCCCGAGCGCCGGCAGCGGCCCCGCCTTGTAGGTCGTGCGCAGGGTCTGCAGCGAGACGAGCCGGTTGTAGGCGAAGTTCATCCCGCTGCGCAGCGGCGTGCCCTCGGGGAAGCCGGCGATCATCACCAGCACGCCGATGAGCGTCATGGCCAGGAAGAACGACGCGTAGCGCCAGCGGCGCGTCCACGCGAACCCGCCCAGCGCGAGCGCGGGCACCAGCAGCGAGCCGACGATCGCCGGCCACCAGAAGATCATCGTCCCGGCGCTGCTGGTGTACGGATGCAGCACGTCGCCGTAGCCGACGCCCGCGTAGGACAGCCAGAAGCCGAGCAGGCGCAGCGACTCGCTGGCGCTCGTCGAGCCCCAGATCGTGCCCGGCTGCTCGGTGTACGGCAGGAACGGCAGCCCCCACTTCGACTGCACCGCGAGCGGCACCACCCACCACAGCGACGTGATCGCGCCCAGCAGCGCCGTGCGCCACGTGAAGGTCCAGGCCGCGCGCCAGGGCGCCAGGCGCAGCGCCGGCTCGTAGAGCAGCAGCAGGAGCGGGCCGGCGAGCGCCCAGGCGGTGACCGCGGCGTTGATGCCGCCCCCGGACGACGTGACGACGAGCGCGAACGCCGCGGGCCACACCCAGGAGCGCGCGCGGAGCCCCCGGTGCACGATCAGCAGCAGCCAGGGCAGCGCGGCGTAGGCGAGCAGCGAGACGCTGACGCGGCTCGTGTAGGTGACGACGTACGGGTTCAGGACGAACGCGGCCGCGGCGACGACGTGCAGGACGCCTCGGGGGTGGGTGGGACGGGTAGCCGCGAGCGCGTCGAGGAGCCGCACGACCCCCCACGCGGCGACGAACAGCAGCGTCCCCAGCCACAGCCGCTGGACGACCCACGGCGACAGCCCGATCTCACGCAGCAGCGCGAAGAACGGCCCCATCGGCCAGATGTAGCCGCCGTACTGCCCGCTCTGCACGTGCCCGAGCGAGATGTCGCTCGACCACGGCGACGCCGCGTCAGCGAGGAAGCGGACCGGGTCGACGTGCAGGTCGATCTTCGTGTCCGACACCGCCCAGCCCGGCCGCTGCAGCAGCGCCAGCGCGTAGCAGGCGACCGCGAGCAGAGCCACGAGAAGTCGGTCGCGATGACGCACGTCCACGGCGGCGGCAGGCTACTGTGCCCCGCCGTGAGCGCCGCCGCACGTACGGAGCCGCCCGTCGAGCACGGGCTCGCCCGGATCCGCCAGCTGTGGACGTTGTTCCGCAACGAGCAGACGGACCCCGAGCCGTTCTACACGGTGCTCGCCCGCGAGGCGGTCGCCGACCTGGACCGCCGCTACGGGCCGCTGCGCGGCCAGCGCATCGTCGACCTGGGCAGCGGCCCCGGCTTCTACGCCCGCGCGTTCCGCAACGCCGGCGCCGACTGCATCCCGGTCGACAACTCGCGCGACGAGCTCGAGCTGGCCGGCGCGGCGCCCGAGAACCACGTGCTCGCCGACGCGGCCGACCTGCCCTTCGAGGACGAGTCGGTCGACGGCGTGTTCGCGTCGAACCTGCTCGAGCACGCGCCGGACACGGCGGGCATCATCGGCGAGATCGAGCGGGTGCTCAAGCCCGGCGGCTGGGCCTACGTGTCCTGGACGAACTGGTACTCGCCGTGGGGCGGCCACGACATGTCGCCGTACCACCTCCTCGGGCCGGAGCGCGGCCCCGCCCTCTACGAGCGCCGGCACGGCGAGCCGCGCAAGAACACCTACGGCGAGGGCCTCTTCGCGGTGCACATCGGGCCGACGCTGCGGCTCGTCCGGCAGTTCCCGCGCCTGCGGATCGAGCGCGTCGAGCCGCGCTACTGGCCGAAGCTGCGCTTCATCGTCGCCATCCCCGGGCTGCGCGAGGTCGCCACGTGGAACTGCGTGATCCGCCTGCGCAAGCGCTGAGGCGGGGGCTGGCCGGGGCCGCGCGCGTCGCGCTGCTCGCCGGGCCCACCGTCATCGCCTTCCGCGCCGGCGGGTACTTCGAGGAGACCACCCAGGTCGCCGGGATCGTCGCGTGGATCGTCCTCGCGATCCTGGCGGTGGTCGTCGACGGCCACATCGTCCCGCGAACCCTGGCCGCCCGGCTGGCGCTCGGCGGGATCGCCGCGTTCTCGCTGTGGGTCCTGCTCTCGCGGTTGACGTGGGCGCCGCTGGACGGCCCCGCGGGTGAGGACGTCCAGCGCGACGCGCTCTACGTCGCCGTGCTCGTCGCGGGCGCGCTCGCGTGGCGGCCCCGGGAATGGGCGCGCAGCGTCGAGGCGGTGCTGGCGCTCGGCATCCTCGTCGTCGTCGGCTATGGCGTGCTCGGCCGCGTGCTCCCCGGGCTCGTCGAGCTGCACCCGTCGCGCCGGGCCGGTGGGCGTCTCGACCAGCCGCTGACGTACTGGAACGCCATGGGCGCGCTGGCCGCGATGGGCGTCGTGCTGTGCGCGCGCATGGCCGGCGACCGCCTGCGCGAGCTGCCGATCCGCGCGGCGGCAGCGGCCGCCGCGGCTCCGCTCGGCCTGGGCCTCTACCTCACGTACTCGCGGGGCGCGCTGGCGGCCGTCGGCTGCGGGCTGATCGTCCTCGGCCTGCTCGCGCCCACCCGGCCGCAGCTGCGGGGCATCGTCGTCGTCCTGGGCGCCGCGTTCGCGGCCAGCCTCGCCGGCAGCCTGCTCGACGGCGTCGCGTCGGTGAAGGGCTCGCTCTCGCACCAGGAGAAGCAGGGCCTGGTCATGCTCGTCGTGCTCGTCGTGGTGATGGCGGCCGCCGCCGGGCTGCAGGCGTGGGTGGCTCGCCGCGAGACGGCGCAGCGGCTGCGCGACGGGCGCCTGCCCCTCCCGCGCTGGGCCCTCGCCGCGGGCTGGGCGGCGGCGATCGCCCTCGCGCTGTTCCCCTATGCCGCCGCCGTCGTCAGCGAGCGCGGCGAGGAGAACCCCAGCTTCGGCGCCACCGCCGCGCGGCTGAGCTCGGTCGGCTCGAACCGGTACGCCTACTGGCGCGTGGCGTTCCGCGAGTTCGTCGACCATCCGCTGAAGGGCACCGGCGCGGCGTCGTTCCGCGTCGACTGGCTGCAGGAGCGCCCGTTCCGCGAGTCCGTCCGCGACGCGCACTCCCTCTACTTCGAGACGCTGGCGGAGCTCGGGATCGTCGGGTTCGGCCTGCTCTGCGCCCTGCTCGCCGGCGTGCTGATCGCCATCCGGCGGGTGATGGCCGAGGATGCGGCGCTGGCCGTCGGCCCCGCCGCCGCGCTGGCGGTCTGGGCGGTGCACGCGGGCGTCGACTGGGACTGGGAGATGCCGGCGGTCACGCTCGTGGCGCTGACGCTGGCGGGGATGCTGCTGGCTCGGTGCGAGGCGCTCCCGCGCTCGCGAGCAGCCGCTGGGCCGCCGCCACCAGCGTCACCGCCGCCAGGATGACGAGCGACGGCTCCGCGGCGTAGCGAAAGCGCGTGCCGCCGTAGGTCACGGTCGCGACGCAGACGACCATGACGATCGGCGCGAGCAGGACGACGAGGCCGAACGTGCGCCTTCGCGCGAGCAGCACGATGCCGGCCAGCGCGAGCAGCGCCACGACCCAGTACATGCGGATGCCCCACCGCACCGGGTTCGCCGGCCGGCCCTCGGCGGTGTTGAAGAAGACGGACTGGTCGAAGCGGTAGACGTCGGCCAGGCGCCCGAGCCGCGCGCCGACGACGGCCGGCCAGCGCCCCTTGTGGTCGAGCGCGAAGTCGATGCCGATCCTGCGCTGGCGGGCGAAGTACTGCGCCTCGTCCTCGTTCGCCCGGCGCTTCGTGTAGCACTGGAATCGCCACGCGCCGATCAGCTCGCCGTGGTAGGTGTCACGGCAGTTGGCGCCGACGAACAGGCCGTTGGAGTTCGTCGAGATCAGCACGGGCGAGTCGAACCGCGTGAGGTTGAAGATCGTCCACGGCGCGAGCACGAGGACGAAGGCGGCCAGCGTCGCCGCCCAGAGCGCGGCGCGCGAGCTCCACGTGGGTCTCGACGCGATCGCCACCGGGATCGCCAGGAGCACGATCAGCGCGAGCGCCTCGCCGCGGGTCAGTGCCGCCAGCGCGATCAGCGCGCCCAGCGCGGCGGCGCGCCGCCACGACGGCGCGTCGCGGACCCACAGCGCGCACAGCAGCGCGGAGACGAGGAAGAACCCGTAGAGCGTCTCGCTCATCAGCGACGCGTCGGCGAGCCAGAGCATCGGGTAGACCGCCGCGATCGCGGCCGCGGTGAGGCCGACCCGGTCGCCGGCGACGCGCCGCGCCAGGAGGCCGATGAGCACGACGGTGCCGGTGCCGACCGCGCCGAGGATGATCCGGTGCGCGAGGAAGCCGTTGGCGCCGAGCTTGTCCCAGAAGGCGAGGAAGACCTCGAGGCCGGGCGGGTGCTCCGCGGTCGGCCCGCCGGGCGGAAAGGCCTCGACGAAGCCCTTGCCGTCGGCGAGCCCTTGTCCCACGAGGTGGAACGTCATCGCGTCCCCGAGCACCTGGAAGTCGCGGTGCTGGATCGCGTTGATCGTGCGCACGGCGAGCGCGAGCAGGGCGATGACGCCGAGGCCCTTCGTGAACGGGGTCACTGTGTGTCTCACGCGGTTGGGGAGCGTAGATCAGAGCGGTCCGGCGCCCCCTAAGCTCCCACCCACATGGCCGCCGACGTCGACGACGCCCTCCGGCCGCCGCCAGGCAACCCGCGCTTCCCGCTGCTGGATGCGATGCGCGCGGTGGCGGCGATCTCGATCGTGGTCACGCACGCTTCGGGCGTCTCGAACTTCAACACCGACAACGTGCTGGGCGCCTACACGGCGCGGCTGAACTTCGGCGTCTGCATCTTCTTCCTGCTGTCGGGCTTCCTGCTCTACCGCCCGTTCGTCGCCGCGCGCCGCGAGGGCCGGCCGCCGATCGGCATCCGCGCCTTCGTCCGCCGCCGCGTGCTGCGCATCGTGCCCGCCTACTGGGTCGCGCTCATCCTGCTGGCGATCTACCCGGGCCTGCTCGGCTTCTCCGACCACTGGTGGCGGTTCTTCACCTTCACGCAGATCTACTGGACCGACTCGGTCGTGCAGGGCATCGGCCCGGCGTGGACGCTCGCGATCGAGGCGTCGTTCTACGTGATCCTCCCCTTCCTCGCGGCCGGGATCGCGCGGCTGCGGCCGAGCGTCGGCGGCGAGATCGGCATCCTCGTCGGGATCGCGATCGCCACGCTGGCGTTCCGGTACGCGATCCAGGAGTGGACCGCGCCGTTCAGCGAATGGCGGGTCCTGCACAACACGCTGCTGAGCTACATGGACTGGTTCTGCTACGGCATGATCCTGGCCGTCGTCAGCGTCGCGATGCACGGCCGCGAGGCGGGATCGCGCGTCATGCGATTCATCATCAGGCGGCCGTGGGCACCCTGGCTCGCGGCGGCGGTCGTCTTCTGGCTGGTCGCCACGCAGCTCGATCTCAGCCGGGGCTTCTACGTCGTCTACACCCAGGCGAACTTCCTCGGCGAGCACGTCGGCTACGCGCTGTGCGCCGCGCTCCTGCTGCTGCCCGCGGTGTTCGGGGACTGGGCCGGCGGCTGGCCGCGCAGGCTGCTCGCCCTGTCATGGATGGGCTGGCTCGGCCTCATCTCCTACGGGATCTTCCTCTGGCACTCGACGATCATGCTCGAGATCAACGACCACGGCGCCCAGGGCTGGCTGCCGGGCTCGGGCTTCCTGTCGCTGCTGCTCGTGACGCTGGCGATCGTCATCCCGATCGCGACGCTGAGCTACTACGTCGTCGAGCGCCCGGCGCTGAAGCTCAAGGACCCGAAGCGCCGCCGAGGGACACCGGCGGCGGGTCGAGCGGACTCAACGCCACCGCGCGTCGCGCAGCACGCCGAGCCGTGACCGGGTCCCCGGCGGCGTCCGCGGTGATGGCCAGGCCGACCCAGGCGGTCGCGTTGCGCGGCTCCTCGTCGACGGCCTCCTGGGCGATGCGCTGCGCCTCCCGGTCGCGGCCCTCCGCATGCAGGACCCCGGCGACCGCGACGAGCCCCGCGGCGCCCCGGCAGTGCTCGCGGACGGCCGCGATGGCGCCGGGCCGGTCGGACATCGGCAGGACCTTCCCCGACGTCCTGAGGACGTCGAAGCGGGCGGTCTGGCAGGCCTGCGCGTCGTGACGGCTCAGCACGAGGAGCACCACCACGACGGCGGCGACGGCGACGAGCAGCAGTCGGGCGATCACGCCGGGTACGATGCCACGCCTTTGCCGATCACCGACCCCATCGTCTCCATCATCGTCCCCGCCAAGGATGAGGCGCGCACCATCGAGCAGGTCCTCGCGCGGCTCGCGGCCCTGCCGTGGCGGCTCGAGGTCATCGTCGTCGACGACGGCTCGACCGACGACACGGCGGCGATCGTGGAGCAGGCCGGCGGCGCCCGGCTGCTGCGCCACGAGCGCAACCGGGGCAAGGGCGCGGCGGTCCGGACGGGCATCGCGGCGTCGACCGGCGACATCGTCGTCATCCAGGACGCCGACCTCGAGTACGACCCGGGCGACCTGCCCAAGCTGCTCGACCCGCTGCTGCAGGGCGTCGCCGACGTCGTCTACGGCACGCGGCTGCGCGGCGGCGAGCCGCAGCGGGCCCACCTCTTCTGGCACTACCTCGGCAACCGCTTCCTCTCGCTGCTGACGAACGTCCTCTACAACACGACGATCAGCGACATGGAGGTCGGCTACAAGGCGTTCCGCGGCGACCTCGTCCGCTCGATCGACCTCGTGTCGAACGACTTCCGCTTCGAGCCGGAGATCACCGCGAAGGTGCTGCGCCGCGGCGTGCGGCTCTACGAGGTGCCGATCTCGTACTACGGCCGCACGTACGAGGAGGGCAAGAAGATCACGTGGCGTGACGGCATCCATGCCGTCGGCGCGCTCGTGCGGTTCCGCTTCGGCCCGCAGTAGGCCCGCGACCCGCCTGCGATCGCCGGCGGCCCGCAGTAGGCCCGCGACCAGCCTGCGATCGCAGAAAGTTAGCGCTGCTACCTTGTTTGGTGGAGGAGAGGTCATGAAGGAGATACGAGATGACCAAGGACACCCTCCAGACCCCCACCATCGAGCGTCGGCTGCGCCGCCTGTTCAGCGAGCGGCGCGAGTTCCGCAAGCAGCAGCGCGAGCACGACCTGGCGATGTCGATCCCGAGCGTCGCCGCCGAGCACGACGCGATGGCGCGCCGCTCCGGCAACAGCTGCCCGTACTGCAGCTGATCTGCTCGGCACCCCTCCCCCTCAGCCCATAGCGCCGCCCGCCGGCGCGGGCGGGGGGAGCGGATGCCGCCCGTCCGGCCGCGGCCGTGCGCCACGCGCCCGCGCCCCGCGCCCCGCGCCCCGCGCCCCGCGCCCCGCGCCACGGGCCACGCGCCACGTAGGATCCGCTCCACCGGATCCGTTCGCAGAGAGCAAGGAATCGCATGCCGCAGCTGAGGTCGCACACCGTCACCCATGGGCGCAACATGGCCGGTGCCCGCGCGCTCCTGCGCGCCACCGGCGTGGAGCGCGAGGACTTCGGCAAGCCGATCGTGGCGGTCGCCAACAGCTTCACGCAGTTCGTCCCCGGCCACACGCACCTGCAGCCCGTCGGCGCGATCGTCGCCGCGGCGGTCAAGGAGGCCGGCGGGATCGCCCGCGAGTTCAACACGATCGCGGTCGACGACGGCATCGCGATGGGCCACGGCGGGATGCTCTACTCGCTGCCCTCGCGCGACCTGATCGCCGACTCGGTCGAGTACATGGTCAACGCCCACTGCGCCGACGCGCTGGTGTGCATCTCCAACTGCGACAAGATCACGCCGGGCATGCTCAACGCCGCGCTGCGGCTCAACGTGCCCACGGTGTTCGTCTCCGGCGGACCGATGGAGGGCGGCCGCGCCGTGCTCGTCGACGGCACGGTGCGCAGCCGGGTCAACCTCATCACCGCGATGGCCGACGCCGTGTCGGAGACGATCGGCGACGACGACCTGCTGCGCCTCGAGGAGGCCGCCTGCCCGACCTGCGGCTCGTGCTCGGGCATGTTCACCGCCAACTCGATGAACTGCCTCGTCGAGGCGCTCGGCCTGGCGCTGCCGGGCAACGGCACGACGCTCGCCACCCACACGGCCCGCCGCGACCTCTACGAGGCGGCGGGCGCAACCGTGGTGGACCTCTGCCGGCGCTTCTACGACGAGGACGACGAGAGCATCCTGCCGCGCAGCATCGCGACGCGCCCCGCGTTCGAGAACGTGATGACGCTCGACATCGCGATGGGCGGCTCGACGAACACCGTGCTGCACCTCCTCGCCGCCGCCCAGGAGGCGGGCGTCGACTTCGCCATGGCCGACATCGACGCGCTCTCGCGCCGCGTGCCGTGCCTGTGCAAGGTGGCGCCCAACGGCGACTTCCTCGTCGAGGACGTCCACCGCGCGGGCGGCATCCCGGCGATCCTCGGCGAGCTGCGCCGCGCCGGCCTGCTCGACGACGAGGTCTCGAGCGTCCACGCCGGCTCGCTGGACGAGTGGCTCGGCGCCTGGGACGCGCGCGGCGGCTCGGCCTCGCCCAAGGCGGTCGAGCTGTTCCACGCCGCCCCCGGATGCGTGCGGTCGGCCACCGCGTTCTCGCAGTCCGAGCGCTGGGAGTCGCTGGACACCGATCCGGCCGACGGCTGCATCCGCGACGTCGAGCAC from Capillimicrobium parvum encodes the following:
- a CDS encoding tetratricopeptide repeat protein gives rise to the protein MIARLLLVAVAAVVVVLLVLSRHDAQACQTARFDVLRTSGKVLPMSDRPGAIAAVREHCRGAAGLVAVAGVLHAEGRDREAQRIAQEAVDEEPRNATAWVGLAITADAAGDPVTARRAARRAVALSPLDPPPVSLGGASGP
- a CDS encoding glycosyltransferase family 2 protein, encoding MPITDPIVSIIVPAKDEARTIEQVLARLAALPWRLEVIVVDDGSTDDTAAIVEQAGGARLLRHERNRGKGAAVRTGIAASTGDIVVIQDADLEYDPGDLPKLLDPLLQGVADVVYGTRLRGGEPQRAHLFWHYLGNRFLSLLTNVLYNTTISDMEVGYKAFRGDLVRSIDLVSNDFRFEPEITAKVLRRGVRLYEVPISYYGRTYEEGKKITWRDGIHAVGALVRFRFGPQ
- the ilvD gene encoding dihydroxy-acid dehydratase; this encodes MPQLRSHTVTHGRNMAGARALLRATGVEREDFGKPIVAVANSFTQFVPGHTHLQPVGAIVAAAVKEAGGIAREFNTIAVDDGIAMGHGGMLYSLPSRDLIADSVEYMVNAHCADALVCISNCDKITPGMLNAALRLNVPTVFVSGGPMEGGRAVLVDGTVRSRVNLITAMADAVSETIGDDDLLRLEEAACPTCGSCSGMFTANSMNCLVEALGLALPGNGTTLATHTARRDLYEAAGATVVDLCRRFYDEDDESILPRSIATRPAFENVMTLDIAMGGSTNTVLHLLAAAQEAGVDFAMADIDALSRRVPCLCKVAPNGDFLVEDVHRAGGIPAILGELRRAGLLDDEVSSVHAGSLDEWLGAWDARGGSASPKAVELFHAAPGCVRSATAFSQSERWESLDTDPADGCIRDVEHAHSTDGGLAILFGNIAEDGCVVKTAGVDATLWSFTGPAVVVESQEEAVEAILGGRIDPGDVVVVRYEGPRGGPGMQEMLYPTTYIKARGLGASCALVTDGRFSGGTSGLSIGHVSPEAAAGGAIALVQDGDLIAIDIPARSIELQVSAAELAERRAQLEAAAGYAPVGRERPVSAALRAYAAMVTSADRGAVRDVDRLGAPVSAPSPT